In one Rhea pennata isolate bPtePen1 chromosome 15, bPtePen1.pri, whole genome shotgun sequence genomic region, the following are encoded:
- the EME2 gene encoding LOW QUALITY PROTEIN: probable crossover junction endonuclease EME2 (The sequence of the model RefSeq protein was modified relative to this genomic sequence to represent the inferred CDS: inserted 2 bases in 1 codon; substituted 1 base at 1 genomic stop codon), with amino-acid sequence MATGAAWRLGERFRALVVLQLWGNVEVLLLDMWQRSGQHVXLLTTAIAKYPYKQVETEALPFCAAEAWASGVXVEKDSTGLWQVWKRQIQQFNRVSPAMAAAIAEVYPFLGLLLQLLSDTWIKSGISQRAHRIGLDLPCRSSLSTNPDLFLDLIVECDCGPCWSASLSYLPRLGSG; translated from the exons ATGGCGACGGGCGCGGCCTGGCGCCTCGGCGAGCGCTTTCGG GCACTGGTGGTGCTCCAGCTGTGGGGTAATGTTGAAGTACTACTCTTAGACATGTGGCAGAGATCTGGCCAGCATGT CCTGCTGACTACAGCAATAGCAAAATATCCATACAAACAAGTT GAGACTGAGGCATTGCCCTTCTGTGCTGCTGAGGCCTGGGCCAGTGGGGTGTGAGTGGAGAAGGACAGCACAGGACTCTGGCAAGTGTGGAAGAGACAAATCCAGCAGTTTAATAGAGTCAGCCCTGCAATGGCAGCAGCTATAGCAGAAGTGTATCCGTTTCTGGGGCTCCTGTTACAA CTCCTGAGTGACACCTGGATTAAATCAGGCATCAGCCAGAGAGCCCACCGTATTGGACTAGACTTACCCTGCCGTAGCTCGCTCTCCACCAACCCCGACCTTTTCCTGGACCTGATTGTGGAGTGTGACTGTGGTCCGTGCTGGTCAGCCTCGCTGTCTTATCTGCCAAGACTCGGCAGTGGCTGA